GTTGGCCCGAATCTCTATCAATCTATTCTGCGTTCCCACTACACCATGGCTTTCTGAACTGTAACAACTCACAATCTTGGTCTACATGGAGGTTTCAATATAGCAGAGCAACAATCCAAGCCTTCCGCTAACATTAACATAAGCACTGCTGGATTTTAGTCTTTcctttgtgcttttctttttttgttgcatGATTTGCTGATATTTATAGGGATGTGTCCGTATGTGTGTTATGCACAATTTTTAGCCTTTctcttgtaaagtgcattgagcctTCTGCTGTCGGGAAATATGCTATATAAattccctttattattattataatatctgtgtatgtgagagagacagaagaatgGAAAACAAACTGCAATAAGTCTTTCTACATAAACTTTAAATCTTGTCTCTCTTtgggggaaagaaaaatgatttttaagtgttttatgTATTCTCATATCCATCTCTCTGAAAGGTTCAAAGACACTAATAAattggcactttttttttttacacaggtCTCAGCCAATAGAAAACTaacataaacagaaatgttCATCTCAAAATACAAACTCATGAAAAGATACATAACTTGTTCTACTCCTTTGACTTAGCAAACAGAGTATTTTGTTTCATAGCTTGTGCAATACTTTTTCATAGTTAAAGCTGATGGGGTAGATTTCAAAGACCTAAAATAACATGCATTTCAGGATGCATTTCACACCTTCATCCTTTACCTTTTTCTCCATATCAGTTTTTCCTTGTTCTGCCTGAAGGGCCTTTCGCATTCCAAAAGCTACACTGCTCTCATACAGAGTCTGATATGCTGCAATGGTCATGCGGATTTCATCACGTACACGCAGCAACAGCAGGCCACGCTCCGCACAGTTGATGGTCACTTGTCGGATTAGTTCATCTGGACAGTTAAACAATCTTCTTTTCATCATagtttcacaaaagaaaaaaagcagtaaagGCTAAATTACAGCCTAGATACTATAAGCAGTGAATGcagtttaataaataataaaaataaaatgtactcaTATAGTGCCATGTCCCAGCCTTATGAGCATGCTCATGatgctttacaaataataccaatataacaataaaaataatgaaggagaaattgaaaaaacaatcaaaaagacaggaaagaaaaggaaattgcTATGTAATTAACAACTGACCTAACAGTATTATCCAACATgtctatgaaataaaaaatacatgccCAAATTTGCGAAGTTCATAGTAAAttatggggggaaaaaaatcatcaagaCAGAAGAAAACGGAGGACCAGAGTTGTTTGTGCAGCCTGGTCTCACTTTCCACCATTACAGTTTAAATGCACTCCCTTTTCCCACAAAAGATAGTTGCAGATTTTGTGACCAAATCAGAAAGTGTGCATACCCAGGGTAGAGGAGcacatacatgtgcatgcatgtatgtttattcatgtttgtatgtgtcCACAACAGTCTGAAAATTTGAGctaaaaagttataattttcaaatgttgaaaccTTTTTGATTTCTGCTTTATTCAGTAAATGTATTTGATGAAATACAAGCATTATTCACAAAGTACAAACGCGTTCTACGAAAAATGAATATATACCAAAGCACTGTGAATACAGCTCACGGCGCACTGGACAAATGCCTGTCTCACGGGCCTGTCGTTGCTGCAGCCTGCGGTCTAGCTCTTCCTGCAGGTTGACAACATCCAGACGTGTGGCTGGTGTACTGGATACCTGCTGTACCCATAGCTGACCATTCTCTGTCCACTCCCTGATGCCCACAACAAAATAAGAACCATTATTTTACATCTGAAGTTTTATCTTTCTTAAATATTAGTGCTCATATCCTTGATTTGTTATGAGTAGAAATAAAGTCATTTATGTTGTTCATTttgggtcacctagagcgggtttcagccgatcgacatcggtggcggactctggttgaggccttatgtgcaacctgatgcacgaagaggaatagatagatagatgttGTTCATTAAACTTTCTTAATTAAGTTTAATGTAtgagcatttttttaatgaaaatttaagCACCTTGGTGGCAAAATTGAGTTAAGAATTTCATCTGTCTGCTGGGCTGCTTTAGCATCAACAGGTGACAGTTTTTGCTTGGCAGGAGGGAGAGGAATGGGTCCAGTGCTAGCTGGTGGTGTTGGGCTAGTCTTCAGTGATTTTGCCTATTGGCataaagaagaaatatcaaTGTTACAAATCtattgacattttctggacaaaaaaaacatattacaaaacattttcatgttttaagtATGAACCAGGGAAATGTCAGTTTAGGACGACTCGCAATTGTCACCTATATAAGTCcctatttt
This window of the Pomacea canaliculata isolate SZHN2017 linkage group LG4, ASM307304v1, whole genome shotgun sequence genome carries:
- the LOC112562348 gene encoding 33 kDa inner dynein arm light chain, axonemal — its product is MIPPNASLVKYDNPVLVSRNTDKKTPRAKSLKTSPTPPASTGPIPLPPAKQKLSPVDAKAAQQTDEILNSILPPREWTENGQLWVQQVSSTPATRLDVVNLQEELDRRLQQRQARETGICPVRRELYSQCFDELIRQVTINCAERGLLLLRVRDEIRMTIAAYQTLYESSVAFGMRKALQAEQGKTDMEKKVDQLENEKRDLEKQVNELKAKCDQIEKRAAEQRQVEEKKHTEEIQFLKRTNQQLKTQLEGIIAPKK